One window of the Streptomyces sp. TS71-3 genome contains the following:
- a CDS encoding Clp protease N-terminal domain-containing protein: protein MPPRIPRQPAERGPNRVELDARLSAELLSAMAGARRRAARDGDRQIDTAHLLHSLLESDPQVRQVFDGPVLARLLGYLVQRSIGYGLLWQSSVEDSGSVPVVREAGWSPAAAFAMDCARKRSEKRGDPQARGLDLLVALAADTECRAVEVLGRAGVRAEGLESRVEAAEGGGVAGELPP from the coding sequence GTGCCACCCCGAATTCCGCGTCAGCCCGCCGAGCGCGGACCCAACCGCGTCGAGCTCGATGCCAGGCTCAGCGCCGAGTTGCTCTCCGCGATGGCAGGGGCTCGCCGCCGTGCCGCACGGGACGGGGATCGCCAGATCGACACCGCCCACCTGCTGCACTCGCTGCTGGAATCCGACCCGCAGGTGCGGCAGGTGTTCGACGGTCCCGTCCTGGCCCGGCTGCTCGGATACCTCGTGCAGCGGAGCATCGGTTACGGGCTGCTGTGGCAGAGCTCCGTGGAGGACTCCGGGAGCGTGCCGGTGGTCAGGGAGGCCGGATGGTCGCCCGCCGCCGCCTTCGCCATGGACTGCGCACGCAAGCGGTCCGAGAAGCGCGGCGACCCGCAGGCCCGCGGCCTCGATCTGCTGGTCGCCCTGGCCGCCGACACCGAGTGCCGCGCCGTCGAGGTTCTCGGAAGGGCCGGAGTGCGCGCGGAGGGCCTGGAGTCCCGTGTCGAGGCGGCCGAGGGCGGAGGTGTCGCGGGCGAACTGCCGCCCTGA
- a CDS encoding DMT family transporter produces the protein MHTASERRPGRAKSAGLALALVSAVAFGGSGVAAKPLISAGFGSLQVVWLRAAGAALVMLPIAWRHRRLALRRPVLLAGYGLLGVAGVQACYFVAIARIPVGVALLVEYLGPALVLGWVRLVQRRPVSRAAALGVVLAVGGLSCVVEVWSGLGFDAVGLLFALAAACCQAAYFLLGDHGSGAGTDTPDPLGVIAYGILTGAALLTLVAHPWTLDWSKLGGSARMDGTQVPNALLVCWLVLLATVLAYGSGILAVRRLSPQVAGVVAFLEAVVATVLAWFLLGEHLGAPQLIGGVAVLAGAFVAQSATPARAPAAPVTRGRPEAAGTPQPAGPLPAAPAPTELPDPPTPRGHQM, from the coding sequence ATGCATACCGCTTCGGAGCGCCGGCCCGGCCGCGCCAAGAGTGCCGGCCTCGCCCTCGCGCTGGTGTCGGCCGTGGCCTTCGGAGGCTCCGGCGTCGCCGCGAAACCCCTGATCTCGGCAGGGTTCGGATCGCTCCAGGTGGTCTGGCTCCGGGCCGCGGGCGCCGCGCTCGTGATGCTGCCGATCGCCTGGCGGCACCGGCGGCTCGCGCTGCGGCGGCCCGTCCTGCTCGCCGGCTACGGGCTCCTCGGCGTCGCGGGCGTGCAGGCCTGCTACTTCGTGGCCATCGCGCGGATCCCCGTCGGCGTCGCCCTGCTCGTCGAGTACCTCGGGCCCGCGCTGGTGCTCGGCTGGGTCCGGCTCGTGCAGCGCCGGCCGGTCAGCAGGGCCGCCGCACTCGGGGTGGTGCTCGCCGTCGGCGGGCTGAGCTGCGTCGTCGAGGTGTGGTCGGGGCTGGGCTTCGACGCCGTGGGCCTCCTCTTCGCCCTCGCGGCGGCCTGCTGCCAGGCCGCCTACTTCCTGCTCGGCGACCACGGCAGCGGCGCGGGCACCGACACCCCCGACCCGCTCGGCGTGATCGCCTACGGCATCCTCACGGGCGCCGCGCTGCTCACCCTCGTGGCGCACCCCTGGACCCTCGACTGGTCGAAGCTCGGCGGCAGCGCGCGGATGGACGGCACGCAGGTCCCGAACGCCCTGCTCGTCTGCTGGCTCGTCCTGCTCGCCACCGTCCTCGCCTACGGCAGCGGCATCCTGGCCGTGCGCCGGCTCTCACCGCAGGTGGCCGGCGTCGTGGCGTTCCTGGAGGCGGTGGTCGCCACCGTCCTGGCGTGGTTCCTGCTGGGCGAACACCTCGGCGCACCGCAGCTCATCGGCGGTGTCGCGGTCCTCGCGGGTGCCTTCGTCGCCCAGTCCGCCACCCCCGCGCGGGCCCCCGCCGCCCCCGTCACCCGCGGGCGCCCCGAGGCCGCCGGCACACCGCAACCGGCCGGGCCCCTTCCCGCTGCTCCTGCTCCGACCGAGCTTCCCGACCCGCCCACTCCGCGGGGCCACCAGATGTGA
- a CDS encoding DMT family transporter, with protein sequence MSNAVSPAAASLSTGRGLSYLVVAGVAWGTAGAAASLLYRAGDLGPVALSFWRCLGGLALLLAARRLRRGPRVTGYETRRNRVLRILVTGFALAVFQTAYFAAVQATGLAVATVVTLGAGPVLIAVGARMTMGERLGRGGTAAVAGALAGLVVLVLGGSHATVRPWGIALAVLSAAGYAVMTLVTRKRGRSGSGDGTGTTVWVFAVTVLCLLPFALAEGLVPGTAHLGRVVLLLVYIAAVPTALAYGLYFAGAAVVRSATVSVIMLLEPVSAAVLAVALLGERLTFPTVAGTLLMLAAVAGLAVAEARGATARRESLAA encoded by the coding sequence GTGTCGAATGCCGTATCCCCTGCTGCCGCGAGCCTGTCCACGGGCCGGGGCCTCAGCTATCTGGTCGTCGCCGGTGTCGCCTGGGGCACCGCCGGCGCGGCCGCGTCCCTGCTCTACCGCGCCGGCGACCTCGGCCCCGTCGCCCTCTCCTTCTGGCGCTGCCTCGGCGGGCTGGCCCTGCTGCTCGCCGCCCGGCGACTGCGCCGCGGGCCGCGCGTGACCGGGTACGAGACGCGCCGCAACCGAGTGCTGCGCATCCTCGTCACCGGCTTCGCCCTCGCCGTCTTCCAGACCGCCTACTTCGCCGCCGTCCAGGCGACCGGGCTCGCCGTGGCGACCGTGGTGACCCTCGGGGCAGGCCCGGTGCTCATCGCCGTCGGCGCCCGCATGACCATGGGCGAACGGCTCGGCCGCGGCGGCACCGCAGCCGTCGCCGGGGCCCTGGCCGGGCTTGTCGTGCTGGTGCTCGGCGGCAGCCACGCCACGGTGCGGCCCTGGGGGATCGCGCTGGCCGTGCTGTCCGCCGCCGGATACGCCGTCATGACGCTGGTGACACGCAAGCGGGGACGGAGCGGGAGCGGCGACGGCACCGGCACCACCGTCTGGGTGTTCGCCGTGACCGTGCTCTGCCTGCTGCCCTTCGCCCTGGCCGAGGGGCTGGTGCCGGGCACCGCGCACCTCGGACGGGTGGTGCTCCTGCTGGTGTACATCGCCGCGGTGCCCACCGCGCTCGCCTACGGCCTCTACTTCGCGGGCGCTGCCGTCGTGCGCTCCGCGACCGTGTCCGTGATCATGCTTCTGGAGCCGGTCAGCGCGGCCGTGCTCGCCGTGGCCCTGCTGGGGGAGCGGCTGACGTTCCCGACGGTGGCGGGGACGCTGCTCATGCTGGCCGCCGTCGCCGGGCTGGCCGTGGCGGAGGCCAGGGGCGCCACGGCCCGGCGGGAGAGTCTGGCGGCGTGA